The following is a genomic window from Solanum lycopersicum chromosome 6, SLM_r2.1.
AGCCAAGTCGCCTGGAAGAACATGGATGCTCATTTTTACAGCTGATGTTTGTAactgatttttattttcattcgtTTTTTTATGCTTTGATCAAGTTCCCTATCTTGTCCAATGCTTCATTTTAACTTGGAACCTTTATATTGCAGAAAGGATTAGGACAAGGTAGATATTTCCCAATTACAGCCATACAGAGATTTGATGCAGCTGTAAGCTCTACTTGTCTTTTTTATCCGTCTCTTAACACTAATTATGGACATTACTCTTACTTTAGAAGATAAAACTAGAGAATATGAATGACAGATCCTTTTGTTTGTAATTGTGTAAACTGTTAGATGAGATAACATCATATAATTCAATCTCATAGAGACCTATAGTAATTGCTAATTCTTGTCAGTTGTAAATTGTGTATCTAGTGATATAATGTTACACCGCGGATCTTCTATGAAATGACTATCTTAGTGTACATTTCCCTTCTTGGAATTAACTTCAAATCCaagagaaaaagataaataaacaAGTGCATACCCGCAATTCAAATATCTTTGTTTGTGCTATACAAGCAAACTACATTCTCACTTTAAATATCTGCTTCCTTTAGTTGTTCAGATGATGCACTGCAATTTAACTGCAGAGTATAGATGCTTTCTTCTTTCAATCCTAAGATGAATAATATTCTTGACTAAAATTCTAGGCGAAGAGGATTGAAAATGGTGTTTACCTGGGGCCTCTTGGATTCTTGACATTTGAAGGACCATTTTCATGGAAGAATAGGATTCTAGCTTTCGTGTTTGAGCGGCTTCGGATAAAAGTTGGACCATTCAATCCTTTTGATATCAGTATTAAGGGTAAAGAGGAAAGAGAACCTAGCAATAAGGATAAGGATCCATTTTTCATCTGGTTTTACATTGACGAGGAAATAGCTGTTGCTCGAGGACGGAGTGGAGGGACAGCTTTCTGGGTCCGTTGTAGACGTGTTGGCTATTCCTGAAAGCTTCTGTATGTATGTATAGTTTTGACTCCCCCAGTGCACATGAGGTTGCATAGAAATACTATACTGCTGAATTTATGAAGTGTATGGTATATGTAAAGGAACTAGGACAGATTATGTCAACCCTTCCTTCACTGTTTCAGTTCTTTTACTTGTGTGTTAATAGGTATTACTCTTAGATTGAAAAATCTTTGTAAACTAGATTACAAGAATATAGAATAAGGTTCTTGTTTGCATATTTTTATGGCTCGTAGATATAATACTATAGGTCTATAGCAGCTTCATTTGGTTCAGACGCATTAGCAATGATGTTTGGACAATCAAGATCATTGGTGGTATCAGTTTCATCTTGGTTCAAGCTCTTGATGTTGCAAATGGGGCTGTTGTCTGTTTACATAAAGGTCTCACAGAAATATACGTAACAGCAACTTCAATATAAAATCACCATGATAAAGACTTATTGTCCTTACATACCTGAGAAATAAGGGCTATaacaataaacaaataacaGTAGGAATTGCACACAAAATGACATCACCACAACACTCAAAATGATTATAAAAGGAGACTCATGGTTTGTTTGCTGCTAGGGAACGCAAGTAGTTTAGGCCAACTTGAAAGTAGTTGACTAGGGTCTCTTGTTGTGGCATGCACTCGTTTATAATAGGAATCTGTTTGAAGTTTTCAGCCCATTGATGGAGTGAAGGGAACTTCTCTGGATCAAGTAGCTTCACATTTCCTACTTCCTCCATGGCACTGAGCCAAAGAGTTTTCCAACCCATAACTAGATCCAGGTAGCCTATCTGCTCCCCGCCAAAAAACTTCTTGCCTTCAATCTGCTTCTCGATAAATGCATACAATTCTTGTATTGACTCTATAGCTTTTGTTTTTGCCTCTCCTTCATCTTGCATTGCCATAGCTTCCCATGATCCTATGACACACTGAACATGAAAATTAACACAATCAGAAAAGCTATCATTTAGTCATTTGCTATTCTTGTCTATGATGTTTTAACCAGATGCATTAACTTGTGTATCATGATCTCTTGAAATGGTTCCATATATATGATTGCAGTTCTCTGATAAGCTATCTGAATGTTACTTAGTACATATATCTGCTAGCTTttgtacaacaacaacatacccaatgtgTGAAGTATGTGGAGGGTAGTGTGTACGTACACAGACCTTACCTCTACCTCGTAGGTaaggtagagaggctgtttctGATAGACCCCCAGTGCTCAAGACAAAAAAACAGTCTAGGAATCTGCTAAGTTTTTGTATGCCTTATAATTCGAAGAATTGGATCATaccaagaaagaaaaaagtacCTTGTCATCAACAAATTTTGCCCAGAAACGAGCTGTAGCTCGTTCATGAGGATCCTGAGGCAACAGAGGGTATCCTTTCCATGTTTCATCAATATATTCAAGAATAAGCAGAGATTCAACGACGGGTTTGTCGTCGTGTAGTAGGACAGGGATCTTCTTATGAACAGGGTTGGACTTGATGAGCAACTCACTCTTGTTCAATAAATCTTCTTGTATATATTCATAGTCAACTCCCTTGAGCTTCAAAGCCCATTCTACTCTAGTGCAAAATAAGCTCCCTGATGACCCTATCAACTTCACTTGtcccatttttttaaaaaaagaatctgtGACTGATACAATTTGTTTGAATATTTTGCTTTACTCTCTAGTCATTATATGCATTAATATAGGTGTTTATAGGAAGGTGCTATGATGgaaccaaaaatataaaaaataaaatagtatacaatattttttattacttcCATAAATTGAAAAGACTAACACGACTCATTCAGCttgtatttaataaaataattaggtgTACATACTCTTTCCTATCTATTTATCTATCATGTTTGACTTTTGGATGTCCCTTAAAATAGTTTTACTAAAAGGATTAAATAcctttgtttatttatttatttattttactcaaACAAATCTATTGCAGTCAAGTTCCAACAATCGAAcacccaaaaaattatattttcgttgaatcaaaaagggaaaaaaaaaacatttgaataaattttaagaGATTTTTTGGATGTTACGACCAAGTTTACGCACACACCCAAcgtatatacattattttttgcaATTTGTGTATATATTAAAGTGGACACCAAACTTATTAGACTGAATCCTAAATTCCATTCACAATGTTATACTTTGAAATTATGagcaaataaataatgaaaaaatgatataatatagATAAAATTTGTTCATAAAGAATTGTAATATCAtggaaaatgcagaaaaatattatatatcatgCATCCATGATCTTTTCTGATTCAGAGGTGGAtctgttattatattttttatttcattagtcaATGCTATCTTCCAGAAGAATGAATGAAGTGAATCTTGACCACGTTATTATAAAAACCAAAATCAATAAAGCCTAGTTATTTTATACTATAAGGTAAGACTAATAATATCAACGGAACACTTAAAAACGGCTCTTTAATTCagcaaaaagaaatataaaacgAAGAAGCTAATTTATCAACTTAAGTTTTCAAAtgacaaaataatcaagaaaaaaactcTAGCTtattaatacaataattaacataattttaatgtcTTTGCTCAAAGGCatacacaaattttaattttaatttatttttttttctctaggAAGCAAAtcaaagaaagtaaaataataagatGATAAACATTGACCATCTAGAACTTACACTCTTTACGGAGGTGGAGGTGACAAGTATTTCGTGAGCCTAGTGCAGGTTGTCTCAGGTACGATATTGAAAGAAAATCTTTTTGATTACCAAAACAAAGGAGAATGCCCTGATTACAAGAGTTCGGAGCATAAAGGgtgaaaaatgttaacaaatttttttaaaaggtatatgaattttttttttaaccaaaacggtaaaatcgctcatgaagtagcgattttgtccaatggaaaaagtaaaatcgtTGCAATAGgtgatttgttaaatttgattttttaattaaaaattaaacaatatcGCTCCCAAAGGAGCgatttccaaaataaaattttctttttataatatgtCGATGActtaagtttaattatttttttaaattattttttgcttctttttttaaaaaaagtttaaattaaaaaaaaactaaaatcaaatcgttgtcaaggcagcgatttttaattaattttatttatttattttttaaaatcaaatcgctaaaaagattttgatttaaaatcgctgccttggcagcgatttgattttaaaaaataaataaataaatttaattaaaaaccgTTGcgatttgatattttaaaaaaaaaaaaagaagcaaaagataattaaaaaaaaattgaactcaaGTCGGTGTCTCAGCAGcgacataataaaaatatatattttttgaaaatcgctccttttgaatttattttttttaaaaaaaaaaatttaacaaatcgttgttatagcagcgattttacttttttcaatgGACAAAATCGCTATCTAGTGAGAGATTTTGTCgttttggttttttttaaaaaaaatcatagaccgttttgaaatttttattaacatttttcactcTTTAAGCTCCGAATTCCTGTTTACAAACTTACATCAGATATAACAATTCATCTGCTAAAGTAACATGGCATGTGCAATGTCCATATGTGTCACTCCtcctttattttgatttgaatgaAACTTGTTCCTTGTGATATGTAAAATCTTCTATGAACTTTTATCAACACTTCATATTGATCTTGAGGAAGAACGTCTCGTGGATCTCTCCTTGCTTGTGACTATGTAGTTAATCCCTTATGTGATCGATTTGATAATCACACGTGAGTGTGTGACATAGTGGTTAATGAAGTGAGTTGAGAATTGTGAAGTTTCATGTTtaaattctaataaaaataaaaacactaaGTGCTATTTATTTGTCCTTGTCTAAGTAGATGGAGTTATCTAGTTCATATTGCAAGTGAAAAAGTGATATGTATCTCGTGAAATTAATTGAGGTACGTGAAAGCTgattgaatattaaaaaaacgtGGTTATTgttagaaattatttaattctGTTAACTATGTAATAGTTAGTTAGCTACAGTTAATTTCCTAGAATTACTTAGCTACAGTAACTTTCCAATTTATGGTTAATTAGCTTAGTATAGTTAATTATTGTCTCGTTAACTATGTAAATTTTGACCACATAAATTAACATAATAGTAGAATATAAACgacttaatatatattatatatatatatgtgacaTATCAGAAATCTAAAATAACGATTTAATAAAAGTTTGCACTCTTGTATCATCTATACATGGTTCTACATATAAAATGACCATATAAATCAAacctttatttttaatgaatgcACGAACACGTACACAACATTGTCCCACACCCTTTGATGTTTGTTTGTGCATTGAATTATGATACATTTAGTTGTCCACTTGATAATCAAAACACTATAGAAAGTCGAAATTTATGCCCCCACTTGCTTTTGACTATCTACTTATTATATTATAGTGTTTGTAAAATTGGCTTTTTAGGACCACCTCCGTATATCTTGTATTCTTcgtatacataaaaataattaaattcattcaACTCAAAAAGTTTGCCCTCATTGGATATTGTTTGCTAAAAAAGCTACTACTCCAATAATGTACTAACATATCCAAATAGATAACATTCAAAcagtatttatttatgttacGTCAAGTCAAATgtaatcacataaattgaaCGTAAATGAAGAGGAGGGTTATATATGAAGCCTTACATATCTACTTATTAGGGAAGTGGTCTGAGGAATAGCAGAAATTGCAACTGTACTGTTGACAAGTCGAAGCAGTAAAAactccttttccttttttgctTCGACACAAATCCCCATATATATGTCTCTTGAACATTGCTACTAGCTATTACCTACTTTTTCTTTCCCTTTATTTTTACtcgtttagttttttttataaataaatttttatttgtcatttgtTATTCTGAATAAATTCTTAAAACAGACgattatttctttattagtatttttttaagagACGTGCAAAGTTTAAAACAATAAACAGACAGagtattaatttaattcttgTCCACACAAATTGAAGAACTAACATCCACATTTCAATTCATGAGTGTTTCACTTCCCTTTCCTTATTCCATTTTCAGACTCATGATGTTCTAACctcaaaataatattgttggaAGATAAAAAATGAAGTTCAATGCTCACTTCTCAGCAGATGTTTTCACCAATATTCTTTTTCAGGTAAGA
Proteins encoded in this region:
- the LOC101244674 gene encoding uncharacterized protein, with the translated sequence MLLQSSSLLSLKWSTNPSICTFHIPCHHSKLLTPLRFSALKTRAIHDEKDQNSQPPVLIQDKENELLNQEVEESVRVLKNAAKTRKVPAEEILAALAAIERAKIDSSRFLETLGGAKSPGRTWMLIFTADKGLGQGRYFPITAIQRFDAAAKRIENGVYLGPLGFLTFEGPFSWKNRILAFVFERLRIKVGPFNPFDISIKGKEEREPSNKDKDPFFIWFYIDEEIAVARGRSGGTAFWVRCRRVGYS
- the GST-T4 gene encoding putative glutathione S-transferase T4 codes for the protein MGQVKLIGSSGSLFCTRVEWALKLKGVDYEYIQEDLLNKSELLIKSNPVHKKIPVLLHDDKPVVESLLILEYIDETWKGYPLLPQDPHERATARFWAKFVDDKCVIGSWEAMAMQDEGEAKTKAIESIQELYAFIEKQIEGKKFFGGEQIGYLDLVMGWKTLWLSAMEEVGNVKLLDPEKFPSLHQWAENFKQIPIINECMPQQETLVNYFQVGLNYLRSLAANKP